A portion of the Homalodisca vitripennis isolate AUS2020 chromosome 2, UT_GWSS_2.1, whole genome shotgun sequence genome contains these proteins:
- the LOC124355579 gene encoding uncharacterized protein LOC124355579 translates to MSPILFNIYVDAALAQWRRKCSGMGISVGDRTLYTLHYADDQVILAQDPEDLEYMTRKLLEEYKKWGLAVNIKKTKYLCIGGQIQDLQLNSGEKISGCEEYIYLGTRITQDGKCEKMINDRIVGARRITEHLTPSYGRKM, encoded by the coding sequence ATGTCACCAATACTGTTCAACATATACGTCGATGCTGCATTAGCACAATGGAGACGGAAATGCAGTGGAATGGGAATTTCCGTGGGTGATCGAACGCTATATACACTGCATTATGCCGACGACCAAGTGATACTCGCTCAAGACCCTGAAGATTTAGAGTATATGACGAGGAAGTTGCTGGAGGAATATAAAAAGTGGGGACTAGcagtaaatataaagaaaaccaaATACTTATGTATAGGAGGACAAATACAAGACCTACAACTGAACTCTGGAGAAAAAATTAGTGGGTGTGAAGAGTACATATACTTGGGCACGAGAATCACTCAAGATGGCAAGTGTGAAAAAATGATCAATGACAGGATAGTCGGAGCACGAAGAATTACGGAACACTTAACTCCATCCTATGGCAGAAAGATGTAA